The Peribacillus simplex genome contains a region encoding:
- a CDS encoding CaiB/BaiF CoA transferase family protein, whose translation MNGALEGVRIIDVSRVLAGPYCSMILGDMGADVIKIEHHEAGDETRGWGPPFAQGESAYYLCANRNKQSMTLNLKSEQGKEIFRKLVSSGDIVIQNFKTGTLEKMGLGFEDLKECNPKLIMASITGFGLTGPYKDLPGYDYIIQAMSGLMSITGEKDGSPVKVGVAIADILTGLYTCIGILSALHHRDKAGEGQEIDISLMDCQVSSLVNVASNYLFSGQTPERMGNQHPNIVPYQTFRTSDGELVVAVGNDDQFRRFSAVIGRPDLAEQEQFKHNEKRLLNKEGLIPIIEDLLKGKTKKEWKRLFDDAGIPNGPINDIAEMFEDPQIIARGMLVNMEHPTIEDLRVTGSPLNLSKTPVTMRKHPPLYGEHTGSILAEIGYSPDQISEFKENKII comes from the coding sequence ATGAATGGAGCTTTGGAAGGAGTCAGGATTATCGATGTATCCCGTGTTTTGGCGGGGCCGTATTGTTCAATGATTCTCGGTGATATGGGTGCCGATGTTATTAAAATCGAGCATCATGAGGCAGGGGATGAGACGAGAGGATGGGGTCCGCCATTCGCCCAAGGAGAAAGCGCTTACTATTTATGTGCAAATCGAAATAAGCAAAGCATGACCTTGAATTTAAAGTCGGAACAAGGGAAAGAGATCTTCCGGAAGTTGGTGTCTTCAGGGGATATAGTGATTCAAAATTTCAAGACGGGCACGTTGGAAAAAATGGGGTTAGGTTTTGAGGATTTAAAGGAATGCAACCCCAAACTGATCATGGCCTCGATTACGGGATTTGGTTTAACCGGACCTTATAAAGATTTGCCTGGCTATGATTATATCATTCAAGCGATGAGTGGTTTGATGAGCATCACAGGGGAAAAAGATGGAAGCCCCGTGAAGGTCGGGGTGGCCATAGCTGACATATTGACTGGGTTGTATACATGCATTGGCATTTTATCCGCATTGCATCATAGGGATAAAGCGGGGGAAGGACAGGAAATTGATATTTCGTTAATGGATTGCCAGGTTTCTTCATTGGTGAATGTCGCCAGCAACTATTTATTCAGTGGCCAGACCCCTGAACGAATGGGAAACCAACATCCCAATATCGTACCATACCAAACGTTCCGGACAAGTGATGGGGAGCTTGTTGTGGCTGTAGGAAATGATGATCAGTTCAGGAGGTTTTCAGCCGTTATAGGCAGACCTGATTTAGCAGAGCAGGAACAGTTTAAGCATAATGAAAAACGTTTGCTGAACAAGGAAGGATTAATACCGATAATAGAGGATTTGTTGAAAGGAAAGACAAAGAAAGAATGGAAAAGGCTATTTGATGATGCAGGGATACCCAATGGTCCGATTAATGATATCGCTGAGATGTTCGAGGACCCGCAAATCATCGCAAGAGGCATGTTGGTGAACATGGAACATCCCACAATCGAAGATCTTAGAGTGACGGGATCGCCTCTGAACCTTTCAAAAACGCCGGTTACGATGAGAAAGCATCCGCCACTGTATGGTGAGCATACCGGTTCCATTTTGGCTGAAATTGGATATAGTCCAGACCAAATAAGCGAATTCAAGGAAAATAAAATTATTTAG
- a CDS encoding DHH family phosphoesterase: MDNKKAEIIEAIKKYHTIIIHRHVHPDPDALGSQIGLKKLLKHSYPSKEVYAVGEEVNKLLFIGDMDVISDKKYKGALVIVCDTANISRISDTRYDHGDMLIKIDHHPDYEQFGDLSWVDPSYSSASEMLVDLFLEFPEGFIMNKEAAKSFYAGILSDTGNFMNGNTTSRTLKMVSHLRTYNIHPERIHNSLNIKTKNASRLQTDILMSFNVTDKGVAYFIITEDLLNMYGVDRIEASNLVNTLSNVRSNKIWAFFIEYPSEIRVRIRSRNIPIASVARQFNGGGHSLASGATIHSWDEVDHVIQALDQVCP; this comes from the coding sequence ATGGACAATAAAAAAGCGGAAATAATCGAAGCGATTAAGAAATACCACACAATTATCATTCATCGCCATGTTCATCCGGACCCGGATGCATTGGGATCACAAATCGGTTTAAAGAAGCTATTGAAGCATTCCTATCCTTCTAAAGAAGTCTATGCGGTAGGCGAGGAAGTGAATAAGCTACTATTCATTGGTGATATGGATGTCATTTCCGATAAGAAATACAAAGGTGCCTTAGTGATTGTTTGTGATACTGCCAACATTTCACGGATCAGTGATACCCGATATGATCACGGGGACATGCTAATCAAAATTGACCACCATCCCGATTATGAGCAATTTGGTGATCTTTCCTGGGTCGACCCTTCTTATAGCTCTGCCAGTGAAATGCTTGTTGATTTATTCTTGGAATTTCCAGAAGGCTTTATCATGAATAAAGAAGCGGCTAAATCATTTTATGCAGGAATACTTAGTGATACAGGTAATTTCATGAATGGGAATACAACTTCCAGGACATTAAAAATGGTTTCGCACTTAAGAACTTATAATATTCATCCAGAAAGAATCCATAACAGCCTTAATATAAAGACGAAAAACGCGTCAAGACTTCAAACGGACATCCTCATGAGCTTCAATGTGACCGATAAAGGGGTAGCTTACTTCATTATTACGGAGGATCTGTTAAATATGTATGGCGTGGATCGAATTGAAGCTTCGAATTTAGTTAATACACTATCGAATGTCAGGAGCAATAAAATCTGGGCTTTCTTCATCGAATATCCTTCTGAAATCCGTGTCAGGATACGTTCACGGAATATTCCCATCGCTTCAGTCGCACGTCAATTCAATGGTGGAGGACATTCACTGGCTTCAGGCGCTACCATCCATTCCTGGGATGAGGTTGATCATGTTATCCAAGCATTGGATCAAGTCTGCCCATAG
- a CDS encoding CotH kinase family protein, giving the protein MNSDKKLPVYQLFIPPVNLMELRRDIWCNDPLPAKLTLNRKKLDIDIVYRGSHIRGFRKKSYNVVFYKPNTFRNAKEVHLNAEYKDKSLLRNKLSLDFFADIGTLSPNSQFVFLNLNGKDEGIYLELESVDEYYLKTRGLPKGAIFYAVDGDANFSLMSDLDKGIKKSLEMGYQKKCGTEKDELYLQELILQINTISRVDFEKEIVKYVDVEKYLRWLAGVIFTQNFDGFVHNYALYRNGDTGLFEMIPWDYDATWGRDVNGKVMEEDYVGIEGFNTLTARILDVRGFRVRYQELLKEILINHFTVGYMEPIIHEMHDQIRPYVSKDPYIKDNIVEFDNEPAFILKFIEARAKYINSRLHKLD; this is encoded by the coding sequence ATGAATTCTGACAAGAAGCTGCCTGTGTACCAGCTTTTTATTCCACCAGTTAATTTAATGGAACTTCGCAGAGATATATGGTGCAATGATCCTTTACCGGCAAAGTTAACACTTAACAGAAAAAAACTTGATATTGATATTGTTTACCGTGGCTCACATATCCGCGGTTTTCGCAAAAAATCCTATAATGTAGTCTTTTATAAACCTAATACTTTTAGGAATGCCAAGGAAGTTCATTTAAATGCCGAATATAAAGATAAATCTTTACTAAGAAATAAATTATCTTTAGACTTTTTTGCGGATATAGGCACCTTATCACCGAACTCCCAGTTCGTTTTCCTGAATCTGAACGGAAAGGACGAAGGGATCTACCTAGAATTGGAATCGGTGGATGAATATTATTTGAAGACAAGGGGGCTGCCCAAGGGTGCCATTTTCTATGCAGTGGATGGTGATGCCAATTTCTCATTGATGAGCGATTTGGATAAAGGAATCAAAAAATCATTGGAGATGGGCTATCAAAAAAAATGCGGGACAGAAAAGGATGAATTATATTTACAAGAGTTGATCCTCCAAATCAATACAATTTCAAGAGTGGATTTTGAAAAGGAAATCGTAAAATATGTCGATGTGGAAAAGTACCTGCGCTGGCTGGCCGGTGTCATATTCACGCAAAACTTTGATGGGTTCGTTCATAACTATGCCTTGTATCGAAATGGAGATACTGGACTCTTTGAAATGATTCCATGGGATTATGATGCGACATGGGGCAGGGATGTTAACGGGAAAGTGATGGAAGAGGATTATGTGGGAATCGAGGGATTCAATACATTGACTGCTAGAATCCTTGATGTAAGGGGATTTCGTGTCCGGTACCAAGAACTTCTAAAGGAGATTTTGATCAATCATTTTACCGTGGGCTATATGGAACCTATCATTCACGAAATGCATGATCAAATAAGACCTTATGTTTCAAAAGATCCATATATCAAGGATAATATTGTGGAATTTGATAATGAGCCCGCATTCATCCTGAAATTCATTGAGGCCCGTGCAAAGTATATAAATAGCCGTCTGCATAAATTGGATTGA
- a CDS encoding ABC transporter permease: MITALRRIIFIAMIAGIWEVTSRLSSLPEFMFPSLTQVLETLFNGLMSGQITEAIGKSLGRILIGFTIAIIVGLILGYFIWRFKLVEDTLGFVVTALQSIPSIVWFPLAIIWFGLNDFSILFIVTIGATWTMTVNATSGFRNVPQLYQRVAKTYGSTGFHFLRTVILPASVPQIISGLRIAWAFSWRALMAGELLGGGGGLGQLLEMGRSLGQMDLVISVMIIIAIIGTIVDNVVFSRLERNVQLKWGVK; the protein is encoded by the coding sequence ATGATTACAGCTTTAAGACGAATCATATTCATCGCGATGATAGCGGGGATATGGGAAGTCACATCTAGACTTTCCAGTCTTCCGGAATTCATGTTCCCAAGCCTGACCCAGGTTTTGGAAACTCTGTTTAATGGACTGATGAGCGGACAAATAACTGAAGCCATCGGAAAAAGCCTTGGCCGTATCCTGATCGGCTTTACGATTGCCATTATAGTAGGTCTAATATTAGGATATTTCATTTGGCGCTTTAAATTGGTTGAAGACACTTTAGGATTCGTCGTGACGGCATTACAGTCCATCCCGAGTATCGTGTGGTTCCCTTTAGCGATCATTTGGTTTGGATTGAATGATTTTTCGATTCTCTTTATTGTCACCATCGGCGCAACTTGGACGATGACGGTTAATGCAACAAGTGGTTTCCGGAATGTCCCCCAGTTGTATCAGCGGGTTGCCAAGACATATGGATCGACCGGGTTTCATTTTCTTCGCACCGTGATTTTACCAGCATCCGTCCCGCAAATAATTTCCGGTCTCCGAATTGCATGGGCCTTTTCCTGGCGTGCACTGATGGCAGGTGAATTACTTGGCGGGGGAGGCGGTCTTGGACAATTGCTGGAAATGGGCAGATCACTGGGACAAATGGATTTGGTCATCTCCGTGATGATCATCATCGCCATCATCGGAACAATCGTGGATAATGTCGTCTTTTCCCGCCTTGAACGTAATGTTCAACTGAAATGGGGAGTGAAGTAA
- a CDS encoding TRM11 family SAM-dependent methyltransferase: MKDGNGLTNHSRKPAYIYTFTCSPDERSLSKMEMRSFFGFETSGNILKSDIAIEPSRSPFIKGRVDVMFEGESISEIVEQVKGIHLPDSTFKVLFVKINDLNKEAKIDYDGQREIEREIGWHIQGDADVRNPDQVFGIVTLGGRWYFGEYVKPEAVWLKHMKKPREYSTALSTRVARAIANIAVPHPDGVKAIDPCCGIGTVLVEALSMGINIDGRDINPLVTDGSRENIAYFGLEGDVTTGPISEVTSKYDVAIIDMPYNLYTHATPEDQLAILKHARGFADKVVVVTIDTMDHMIEEAGFEIADRCVARKGIFSREVVVCV, translated from the coding sequence ATGAAGGATGGGAATGGATTGACTAATCATAGCCGCAAACCGGCATATATATATACGTTTACATGCAGCCCTGACGAACGCTCATTATCTAAAATGGAGATGCGCTCGTTCTTTGGCTTTGAGACTTCGGGAAATATTTTGAAAAGTGATATAGCAATTGAACCGAGCAGAAGCCCTTTTATAAAAGGGAGGGTCGACGTCATGTTTGAAGGGGAAAGCATATCCGAAATCGTTGAGCAAGTGAAAGGTATTCATTTGCCTGATTCGACGTTCAAAGTATTATTCGTAAAAATTAATGATTTGAATAAAGAAGCAAAAATAGATTATGATGGACAGCGAGAAATTGAACGGGAGATTGGCTGGCATATTCAGGGGGATGCAGATGTGCGTAATCCTGATCAGGTCTTTGGAATCGTGACCCTTGGCGGACGTTGGTATTTTGGGGAATATGTCAAACCTGAAGCGGTTTGGTTAAAACATATGAAGAAGCCCCGTGAATATTCAACAGCGCTTAGCACAAGAGTGGCGAGGGCCATTGCCAACATAGCCGTTCCGCATCCGGATGGAGTGAAGGCAATTGATCCATGCTGCGGAATTGGAACGGTATTGGTAGAAGCCCTGTCGATGGGGATCAATATTGATGGCCGGGATATAAACCCGCTTGTTACCGACGGTTCCAGGGAGAACATTGCCTATTTCGGACTAGAAGGTGATGTAACTACAGGTCCGATTTCGGAGGTCACCAGTAAATATGATGTAGCGATTATCGATATGCCGTACAATTTATATACACATGCGACGCCGGAAGATCAGCTAGCTATCCTTAAACATGCCAGAGGCTTTGCTGACAAGGTCGTCGTCGTAACGATCGACACGATGGATCATATGATTGAAGAAGCAGGATTTGAAATTGCCGATCGCTGTGTAGCGAGGAAAGGCATTTTTTCCAGAGAGGTTGTAGTGTGCGTCTAG
- a CDS encoding DUF3870 domain-containing protein, with the protein MNTYFIAGHAKLPQGMAARNIYDSITITVELDFKYGVIVEASCTLATEHGREFIRQLLRGYCLKDGIEELIDRVQMHYRGKAGQAIQAGLKDVYAQFELVSVK; encoded by the coding sequence ATGAACACATACTTTATTGCAGGGCATGCAAAACTTCCACAAGGGATGGCAGCGAGAAATATATATGATTCCATCACGATCACGGTAGAGCTTGACTTTAAATATGGTGTAATAGTCGAGGCTTCCTGTACACTTGCTACAGAACATGGCAGGGAATTCATTCGTCAACTGCTGCGCGGTTATTGTCTGAAAGATGGTATCGAAGAATTGATTGATCGTGTGCAGATGCATTATCGTGGGAAGGCTGGTCAAGCCATTCAAGCAGGGCTGAAGGATGTGTATGCACAGTTCGAATTGGTCTCCGTTAAATAA
- a CDS encoding MBL fold metallo-hydrolase, producing MKTNTTFNIYPIIAPSALSLKSINFYLVKQDESLTLVDAGMNDDVCWNALQQTLHENGFTVGDITEILLTHHHGDHVGLVNRITELHPIPVYAHSKSIPRLKRDPYFLSMRIEFYKQLYIEMGCGELGDKQVAYLFNAVDNNKDQKLNGDIIAITEKQWMNFEVIEFPGHAPDQIAFLDQEGKRLLAGDLLIEHISSNALIEPDENGNRMLTLVDHIDSLKRCLALQVNLLFPGHGNIIEQPGHLIEKRLNSIERKSQKILNLIESGISTGNELAKEFYKQKYIVEFPLVMSEIIGHLDYLEYQGKVTKQLVENVVHYQAK from the coding sequence ATGAAAACGAATACAACATTTAATATTTATCCAATCATAGCTCCAAGCGCTTTATCTTTAAAAAGTATAAACTTTTATTTAGTTAAACAGGATGAATCTTTAACATTAGTCGATGCAGGCATGAATGATGACGTCTGCTGGAATGCCCTTCAGCAAACATTACACGAAAATGGATTTACCGTTGGAGATATCACGGAAATTTTATTAACCCATCACCATGGAGACCATGTTGGTTTGGTCAACCGGATTACCGAACTCCATCCGATTCCCGTTTATGCCCATTCTAAATCCATTCCCCGTTTAAAAAGGGACCCTTACTTCTTAAGTATGAGAATTGAATTCTATAAGCAGCTTTACATTGAGATGGGCTGTGGTGAACTGGGAGATAAACAAGTGGCTTACCTATTCAACGCGGTCGATAATAATAAAGATCAAAAATTGAATGGTGACATCATCGCAATCACGGAAAAACAATGGATGAATTTTGAAGTGATCGAATTTCCCGGGCATGCCCCGGATCAAATTGCTTTCCTTGACCAGGAAGGGAAACGGCTTCTTGCCGGTGATTTATTGATAGAACATATATCAAGCAATGCCTTGATCGAACCTGATGAAAACGGTAATAGAATGCTGACTCTTGTAGATCATATCGATTCATTAAAACGATGTTTAGCATTACAGGTGAATCTCCTCTTTCCTGGTCATGGTAACATCATTGAACAACCTGGTCATCTGATTGAAAAAAGACTCAACAGCATAGAGAGAAAATCACAAAAAATCCTGAACTTGATAGAATCCGGAATTTCTACCGGCAATGAACTGGCAAAGGAGTTTTACAAACAAAAGTATATAGTGGAATTCCCGCTCGTCATGTCAGAAATCATTGGCCATTTGGATTATTTAGAATATCAGGGGAAGGTCACGAAACAACTCGTTGAAAATGTAGTACATTATCAAGCTAAATGA
- a CDS encoding 2-hydroxyacid dehydrogenase, whose amino-acid sequence MKPKIYITRKLPEQIIEGLSRNYDVRMWDQEDIPVPREVLEKEIKEVEGLLCLLTEQIDESLIERAPNLKIIANMAVGHNNIDLQSATKRGIMVTNTPGVLTETTADLTFGLLLATARRMMEAEDYLRSGRWETWSPMQLTGQDVHGATLGIIGLGRIGEALAKRAKGFDMNLVYFNRSRKYEQEKELGIEYQPLEKLLQISDFVCVMLPLTPETTYMIGKEQLESMKGTAVLINTARGGIIDEKALYQALENGEIWAAGLDVFEEEPVPVDHPLLTLPNVVTLPHIGSASIATRLKMAALAVQNLMDGLSGDTPRNLVLLNKTK is encoded by the coding sequence TTGAAGCCAAAAATTTATATTACAAGGAAATTACCGGAACAAATCATCGAAGGTCTTAGTCGGAATTATGATGTCAGGATGTGGGATCAAGAGGATATACCGGTCCCTAGAGAAGTCCTTGAAAAAGAAATAAAAGAAGTCGAGGGGCTGCTTTGCTTATTGACGGAACAAATCGATGAGTCACTGATTGAACGGGCGCCTAACCTGAAAATCATCGCGAATATGGCAGTGGGCCATAATAATATTGATCTTCAAAGTGCAACAAAACGGGGCATCATGGTCACGAACACACCGGGGGTTTTAACGGAAACGACAGCTGATTTAACCTTTGGCTTACTGCTTGCAACGGCAAGAAGGATGATGGAGGCAGAAGATTATTTAAGGAGCGGAAGGTGGGAAACATGGTCGCCGATGCAGCTGACCGGACAAGATGTACACGGCGCAACGCTTGGTATAATCGGATTAGGCAGGATTGGGGAAGCCCTTGCAAAAAGAGCTAAGGGATTTGATATGAACTTGGTTTATTTTAATCGAAGCCGTAAATATGAACAGGAAAAAGAATTAGGAATTGAATATCAGCCCCTTGAAAAATTGCTCCAAATATCCGATTTCGTTTGTGTCATGCTGCCGCTCACACCGGAAACCACTTATATGATTGGCAAGGAGCAACTGGAATCAATGAAAGGGACGGCTGTGCTCATAAATACCGCAAGAGGCGGGATTATCGATGAAAAGGCGTTGTACCAGGCGCTGGAAAACGGAGAGATTTGGGCGGCTGGATTGGATGTATTCGAAGAAGAGCCCGTCCCTGTGGATCACCCGCTGCTAACATTGCCCAATGTCGTTACGCTGCCGCATATCGGGAGTGCCAGCATTGCCACAAGATTGAAGATGGCAGCTCTTGCGGTACAAAACTTGATGGATGGATTATCTGGTGATACTCCGCGTAATTTAGTTTTGTTGAATAAAACAAAATGA
- a CDS encoding acyl-CoA dehydrogenase family protein: MNFELTEEQQSVKKVVRKFVDKEIIPYIQEWDRQGQFQPHILKRLAELQLMGVCIPEEYGGVGMDYNTLAIVCEELERGDTAYRTAVSVHTGLNSMTLLQWGTEEQKQKYLVPQAKGIKIGAFGLTEPNAGSDVAAMKSTAKRVGDHYILNGSKTWISLCDYADHFLIFAKTDHDAGSRGITAFIVERTFEGVESKAIKGKLGIRAGNTGEIFLTDVKVPVENRLGEEGEGFKISMSALDSGRFTVAAGAVGLIEASLEASLKYCHERSTFGKEIGRHQLVQQMIAKMTANLEISRLLVFKAGTLKNQGKRNTKETSLAKWISCNAANEAANDAVQIHGAYGYSDEYPVERFLRNSKAPVIYEGTREIHTVMQGEYALGYRQDKELRKQLPAWPFEQVSVH, from the coding sequence ATGAATTTCGAATTAACAGAAGAGCAGCAAAGTGTGAAGAAAGTGGTAAGGAAATTTGTGGATAAGGAAATTATCCCATACATTCAAGAGTGGGATAGGCAAGGTCAATTCCAGCCGCATATTTTAAAAAGGTTAGCGGAATTGCAATTGATGGGCGTTTGTATACCCGAAGAGTATGGTGGAGTCGGAATGGATTACAATACCCTTGCCATCGTTTGTGAAGAGCTGGAGCGAGGCGATACGGCTTACCGAACTGCAGTTTCTGTACATACTGGGTTAAATAGCATGACCTTGCTGCAATGGGGGACGGAAGAACAAAAACAGAAATATTTAGTACCGCAGGCAAAAGGGATCAAGATTGGCGCTTTTGGGCTGACTGAACCGAATGCAGGGTCTGATGTTGCGGCAATGAAATCAACGGCAAAACGTGTTGGGGACCATTATATCTTGAACGGGTCAAAAACATGGATTTCGCTCTGTGATTATGCAGATCATTTCCTCATTTTCGCCAAGACGGATCATGATGCCGGTTCAAGGGGAATCACTGCTTTTATTGTGGAACGAACTTTCGAGGGAGTGGAGTCGAAAGCCATTAAAGGGAAATTAGGAATTCGTGCCGGGAATACAGGCGAAATCTTTTTAACGGATGTAAAAGTTCCGGTGGAGAATAGGCTTGGTGAAGAAGGTGAGGGCTTTAAAATTTCCATGTCGGCATTGGATAGCGGCCGGTTTACAGTGGCCGCCGGTGCTGTAGGGTTAATAGAAGCAAGCCTGGAAGCAAGCTTGAAGTATTGCCATGAACGAAGTACATTCGGAAAAGAGATTGGCAGGCATCAGCTCGTTCAACAGATGATTGCCAAGATGACCGCAAATTTAGAGATTTCCAGATTGCTGGTCTTTAAAGCGGGTACCTTAAAAAATCAAGGTAAAAGGAATACGAAGGAAACATCACTTGCAAAGTGGATATCATGCAATGCTGCTAACGAAGCGGCCAATGATGCGGTTCAAATTCATGGTGCCTACGGCTACTCGGATGAATATCCAGTGGAACGCTTTCTGCGGAATTCAAAAGCCCCGGTCATTTACGAAGGAACCCGTGAGATTCATACTGTAATGCAGGGCGAATACGCACTTGGCTACAGACAAGATAAAGAGCTTCGTAAGCAATTGCCTGCATGGCCCTTCGAGCAAGTTTCCGTCCATTAA
- a CDS encoding aliphatic sulfonate ABC transporter substrate-binding protein, giving the protein MLKKSFFALILSVLLIGIVSGCTQSSSNDEEGEGSGGKSVKIGYFPNLTHSATIIALEKGFFEEEFGKDVKIETKTVANGGLFMEAMATNAIDVGTVGPGPLLNFYVKNPEYHLISGAVNGGAVLVASEGSKVTDLKDLGGKKVAIPVIGSTQDVMLRKALQDVDLKPTTNGGTVELYAAAPADTTALFVQKSVDAAATQEPWGYVLENQAKGKLLLDWDQFAWGKDSPNTVVAASQKFLDKKGLAASYLKAHEKAVKFIQDNPEESQELVIKHLKELTGKELSKEEVASAFSRLEVTTEVNEQVIQEMADISKEAGYIPSNDIKGMIDLSILEEVSK; this is encoded by the coding sequence ATGCTGAAAAAATCATTTTTTGCCCTTATTTTGTCTGTGTTGTTAATCGGAATAGTAAGCGGATGCACTCAATCCAGCAGCAATGATGAAGAAGGAGAAGGTTCGGGGGGGAAATCCGTGAAAATTGGATATTTTCCTAACTTAACCCACAGTGCAACGATCATTGCACTCGAAAAGGGCTTTTTCGAAGAAGAGTTCGGTAAAGATGTTAAGATTGAAACCAAGACAGTGGCCAATGGCGGATTATTCATGGAAGCAATGGCTACAAACGCCATTGATGTCGGAACGGTCGGGCCTGGTCCATTGCTTAACTTTTACGTAAAAAACCCTGAATACCACTTGATCTCCGGGGCTGTTAATGGAGGTGCCGTACTTGTGGCTAGCGAGGGCAGCAAAGTTACGGATTTAAAAGATTTGGGCGGTAAAAAGGTAGCGATTCCCGTCATTGGAAGTACACAGGATGTCATGCTTAGGAAGGCCCTTCAAGATGTTGACTTAAAACCGACTACGAATGGGGGGACAGTCGAGCTGTATGCGGCAGCACCTGCTGACACAACCGCACTTTTTGTCCAAAAATCTGTCGATGCAGCAGCAACCCAGGAACCATGGGGTTATGTATTGGAAAACCAGGCAAAAGGAAAGTTATTGCTTGACTGGGATCAATTTGCATGGGGGAAAGATTCACCTAACACGGTAGTGGCTGCAAGCCAGAAGTTCTTGGATAAAAAGGGGCTCGCTGCTTCTTATTTGAAGGCGCATGAAAAAGCGGTGAAGTTTATACAAGACAACCCTGAAGAAAGCCAAGAGCTGGTTATTAAGCATCTGAAGGAACTGACTGGAAAAGAATTAAGTAAAGAAGAAGTGGCTTCAGCATTTTCACGCCTTGAAGTGACAACTGAAGTTAATGAGCAAGTCATTCAGGAAATGGCAGACATAAGCAAAGAAGCTGGTTATATCCCTAGCAATGATATAAAAGGCATGATCGATTTATCAATTCTTGAAGAAGTGTCCAAATAA